A part of Arachis hypogaea cultivar Tifrunner chromosome 12, arahy.Tifrunner.gnm2.J5K5, whole genome shotgun sequence genomic DNA contains:
- the LOC112728263 gene encoding uncharacterized protein, whose protein sequence is MANNGGSNLVAYTLIEGQSINRPPFFNGKYYNYWKERMKIFVQSMDYNIWKIIMNGPQTPTKIGVDGVVTPKTETEWNEDDKKKVELNAKALNLLNCAISFEEYRKISISKTAKEIWDKLQVTHDGTPRVKEMRIDMLNKEYEIFFMKEGESIDDMFERFSIIIYNLDAMEIIHSEQVLVRKVLRSLTKEWKTKATNISKSSNLSQMTYDELREKLLAYEITHIKNDTKKKGVTLKSCTESLDDESSYSDDEFVFFVRKMMRLKERSKGSSSKESKKDLSKVICHNCGKAEHYKYDCPKLKKEDKLPKDKKKGLKAIASFDMRNDRERTRGCDGGGNFGKDKIDALCRLLTRILRHMASELNLDMRSDGYVKVNDLLKLNMKTFANIPLRSHNIDDVREAVRKDNKQRFSLIEENGELLIRANQGHTITV, encoded by the exons ATGGCGAACAACGGTGGTTCCAACTTAGTGGCTTACACACTGATCGAAGGACAATCCATCAACAGACCTCCATTTTTCAACGGAAAATATTACAACTACTGGAAGGAAAGAATGAAGATATTTGTTCAATCAATGGATTACAACATTTGGAAGATAATCATGAATGGTCCTCAAACTCCCACCAAAATTGGCGTTGATGGTGTTGTCACTCCCAAAACCGAAAcagaatggaatgaagatgacaagAAAAAAGTGGAACTCAATGCTAAGGCACTCAACTTGCTAAACTGTGCGATCAGCTTCGAAGAATACCGGAAGATTTCAATATCCAAAACGGCAAAAGAAATCTGGGATAAACTCCAAGTTACACATGATGGCACCCCACGAGTAAAGGAAATGAGGATTGACATGCTGAATAAAGAATATGAGATATTCTtcatgaaggaaggagaatcaattGATGACATGTTTGAGAGATTCTCTATCATCATTTATAACTTGGATGCTATGGAGATTATTCATTCCGAACAAGTGCTGGTGAGGAAGGTCCTAAGAAGCTTAACAAAAGAATGGAAAACTAAGGCTACTAATATCTCTAAAAGCAGCAACTTAAGTCAAATGACCTATGATGAGTTGAGAGAAAAGTTACTAGCATATGAAATCACTCACATAAAGAatgatacaaaaaagaaaggagtgacTCTTAAATCTTGTACTGAATcattggatgatgaatccagttaCTCAGATGAcgagtttgtgttttttgttaGAAAGATGATGAGACtcaaagaaagaagcaaaggaagTAGCTCAAAGGAATCGAAAAAGGACCTAAGCAAGGTTATTTGCCACAACTGCGGAAAAGCTGAACACTACAAATATGACTGTCCGAAGCTTAAGAAAGAAGATAAGTTGCCGAAGGACAAGAAGAAGGGACTTAAGGCTATTGCTTCTTTTGATATGAGGAACGACAGGGAAAGAACAAGAGGCTGTGACGGTGGTGGCAACTTCGGGAAGGATAAAATTGACGCTCTTTGTAGGCTCCT GACGAGGATTTTGCGTCATATGGCATCTGAATTGAACTTAGATATGCGAAGTGATGGTTATGTCAAAGTTAATGATCTGCTAAAGTTGAATATGAAGACATTTGCTAATATTCCATTAAGATCCCACAATATTGATGATGTTAGGGAG GCTGTTCGAAAGGATAATAAGCAGCGCTTCAGCCTTATAGAAGAAAATGGGGAGCTACTTATTCGAGCTAACCAAGGCCATACAATAACG GTATGA
- the LOC112728262 gene encoding MDIS1-interacting receptor like kinase 2-like isoform X2 produces MVIPTSILIPVLLLFAINPITEAGTHRKVIVSKLSHLDEEANALILSGWWSNQHNISNRCSWPGIQCNNAGSITEITSPPRENNDSSLASQGRSTGIDFSVFSNLVHLDLSEMGLYGFPKGLSSLNKLKFLNLSHNKLKDEPAGLFGHLTFVDLSINNLSGSIPSLIGKSVNHLDLSYNNLSGNIPEGLDSVQFYNLECNPFLNGDYHNCQSENLNNGHDKSLSTLGLVLIIVASILVSFGSIGIGICVLFARHRRRRLKSKAAKHGDLFSIWEYDGKIAFEDIVEATEDFDIRYCIGTGAYGSVYKAELPSGKTIALKKLHKTESENPSFYKSFCKEVEVLTQIRHRNIIRLYGYCLHNRCMFLVYEYLERGSLFCNLANEIEAQELNWSKRVNIIKGTSYALAYMHHHCTPPIVHRDITTSNILLNSELDACVSDFGTARLLDTDSSNQTILVGTYGYVAPELAYTINVTTKCDVYSFGVVALETMMGHHPGEFISRLSKPSTQNLKVKDVLDSRIPLPILEKDMQDVVLVMTLALACLSSDPKSRPSMEDVANDFLASNSPRHFSFSDVSIYQLMNQEIYVIGKN; encoded by the exons ATGGTTATACCCACTTCCATTTTGATACCAGTTCTTCTTCTCTTTGCCATAAATCCCATAACTGAAGCTGGAACTCACAGAAAAGTAATAGTATCCAAATTGTCACACTTAGATGAAGAAGCAAATGCTTTGATTTTGAGTGGTTGGTGGAGTAACCAACACAATATTTCAAACCGTTGCAGCTGGCCTGGTATTCAGTGCAACAATGCCGGAAGCATCACAGAGATTACTTCTCCTCCAAGGGAGAATAATGACAGCTCTCTCGCGTCACAGGGCCGGTCGACAGGCATCGATTTTTCTGTCTTTTCGAATCTTGTCCACCTTGATCTCAGTGAAATGGGGTTGTATGGATTCCCAAAGGGGCTAAGTAGTCTCAACAAGCTGAAGTTTCTGAACCTATCTCATAACAAGCTTAAAGATGAACCAG CTGGTCTCTTTGGTCACCTTACATTTGTAGATCTCAGCATTAACAATTTGAGTGGAAGCATTCCTTCTCTAATTGGCAAAAGTGTTAATCATTTAGACCTTAGTTACAACAATCTCAGTGGCAACATACCTGAGGGGCTAGATTCTGTGCAATTCTACAATTTAGAGTGCAATCCTTTTCTCAATGGAGATTACCACAATTGCCAATCAGAAAACCTTAATAATGGTCATGATAAAAGTTTAAGTACTTTGGGTTTGGTTTTGATAATTGTGGCCAGTATTCTTGTTTCTTTTGGCTCCATAGGGATTGGAATTTGTGTTCTATTTGCCAGGCATCGCCGTCGCAGACTAAAAAGCAAGGCAGCAAAGCATGGAGACTTGTTCTCAATTTGGGAATATGATGGCAAAATTGCATTTGAGGACATTGTTGAAGCTACAGAGGACTTTGATATCAGATATTGCATTGGAACTGGTGCTTATGGTAGTGTCTACAAAGCAGAACTTCCGAGTGGCAAAACCATTGCATTGAAGAAGCTTCACAAAACAGAATCAGAAAATCCATCTTTTTACAAGAGCTTTTGCAAGGAGGTTGAGGTCTTGACACAGATTCGCCACCGCAACATCATTAGGCTTTATGGCTATTGCTTGCATAACAGATGCATGTTTTTGGTGTATGAATACTTGGAAAGAGGAAGCTTGTTCTGTAACTTGGCCAATGAGATAGAAGCTCAAGAGTTGAATTGGAGCAAGAGGGTGAACATCATTAAAGGGACATCATATGCTCTTGCTTACATGCATCATCATTGTACTCCTCCTATTGTTCATCGCGACATTACCACCAGTAACATACTGCTGAATTCAGAGTTGGATGCTTGTGTATCAGATTTTGGCACAGCTAGACTTCTTGATACTGATTCATCTAACCAAACTATTCTAGTTGGTACTTATGGATATGTTGCTCCAG AATTGGCTTACACCATAAATGTGACTACAAAATGTGATGTATATAGTTTTGGAGTGGTGGCTTTAGAAACAATGATGGGGCATCATCCAGGAGAATTCATTTCCCGTCTGTCAAAGCCATCTACTCAGAACTTAAAGGTGAAAGATGTATTGGATTCAAGGATTCCTCTCCCAATTCTTGAGAAAGATATGCAAGATGTTGTGCTTGTTATGACACTAGCATTGGCATGCCTCTCTTCTGATCCAAAATCTAGACCATCAATGGAGGATGTGGCTAATGATTTTTTGGCTTCTAATTCACCAAGACATTTCTCTTTCTCTGATGTTTCAATCTACCAATTGATGAATCAAGAAATATATGTCATAGGTAAAAATTAG
- the LOC112728262 gene encoding uncharacterized protein isoform X1, which yields MVIPTSILIPVLLLFAINPITEAGTHRKVIVSKLSHLDEEANALILSGWWSNQHNISNRCSWPGIQCNNAGSITEITSPPRENNDSSLASQGRSTGIDFSVFSNLVHLDLSEMGLYGFPKGLSSLNKLKFLNLSHNKLKDEPGSPSSLANLTQLLVLDISYNYIGGQIPNEFSMLERLVTLDLSSNLFSGTIPLIFSHMSNLIYMNLSSNQLTGGLPATIYANLTKLENLDLSQNGFSGLIPQEIGNLTNLLTLDLSLNNLVGPIPHQIGYLNRLTSLHLSSNSINGSIPSSLGLLTQLEVLTIKNNEVGGSIPSELENLVHLKVLDLSYNEILGVIPKWISNLTQLDDIRLSGNQICGYIPSTILGHISHVDLSTNKLIGSIPFQIGNISYLDVSYNNLAGPIPEQIGYSNRLTFLHLDSNFFTGSIPSSIGLLTEMIMLTMGHNKINGSIPIEIENLLHLEALDLSTNRLSGVIPAGLFGHLTFVDLSINNLSGSIPSLIGKSVNHLDLSYNNLSGNIPEGLDSVQFYNLECNPFLNGDYHNCQSENLNNGHDKSLSTLGLVLIIVASILVSFGSIGIGICVLFARHRRRRLKSKAAKHGDLFSIWEYDGKIAFEDIVEATEDFDIRYCIGTGAYGSVYKAELPSGKTIALKKLHKTESENPSFYKSFCKEVEVLTQIRHRNIIRLYGYCLHNRCMFLVYEYLERGSLFCNLANEIEAQELNWSKRVNIIKGTSYALAYMHHHCTPPIVHRDITTSNILLNSELDACVSDFGTARLLDTDSSNQTILVGTYGYVAPELAYTINVTTKCDVYSFGVVALETMMGHHPGEFISRLSKPSTQNLKVKDVLDSRIPLPILEKDMQDVVLVMTLALACLSSDPKSRPSMEDVANDFLASNSPRHFSFSDVSIYQLMNQEIYVIGKN from the exons ATGGTTATACCCACTTCCATTTTGATACCAGTTCTTCTTCTCTTTGCCATAAATCCCATAACTGAAGCTGGAACTCACAGAAAAGTAATAGTATCCAAATTGTCACACTTAGATGAAGAAGCAAATGCTTTGATTTTGAGTGGTTGGTGGAGTAACCAACACAATATTTCAAACCGTTGCAGCTGGCCTGGTATTCAGTGCAACAATGCCGGAAGCATCACAGAGATTACTTCTCCTCCAAGGGAGAATAATGACAGCTCTCTCGCGTCACAGGGCCGGTCGACAGGCATCGATTTTTCTGTCTTTTCGAATCTTGTCCACCTTGATCTCAGTGAAATGGGGTTGTATGGATTCCCAAAGGGGCTAAGTAGTCTCAACAAGCTGAAGTTTCTGAACCTATCTCATAACAAGCTTAAAGATGAACCAGGTTCTCCTTCTTCATTGGCAAATCTAACTCAACTTCTTGTGCTTGATATTTCTTACAATTACATTGGTGGTCAAATTCCTAATGAATTCAGCATGCTAGAGAGGCTAGTCACATTGGATTTGAGTTCAAACTTGTTCAGTGGAACCATTCCTTTAATCTTCAGTCATATGTCCAATCTCATCTATATGAACCTTTCTAGCAATCAACTAACTGGTGGCCTTCCTGCTACAATATATGCAAATCTCACCAAGTTAGAGAATCTTGACCTTTCCCAAAACGGATTTAGTGGTCTCATCCCTCAAGAAATAGGGAATTTAACAAATTTGTTAACCTTAGACCTTAGTTTAAACAACTTGGTTGGTCCAATACCTCACCAAATAGGGTACTTGAACCGTTTGACAAGTCTCCACCTTAGTTCAAATTCCATTAATGGTTCTATACCTTCAAGTTTAGGACTTTTAACCCAGTTGGAAGTGTTGACTATCAAAAACAATGAAGTAGGTGGATCTATccccagtgaattagagaacttggTTCATCTTAAAGTTTTAGATCTTTCATATAATGAAATCTTGGGTGTTATACCGAAATGGATATCTAACCTGACACAATTAGATGATATAAGACTTTCAGGGAATCAAATTTGTGGTTATATCCCATCTACTATACTTGGTCATATCAGTCATGTGGATCTCAGCACAAACAAGTTAATTGGAAGCATTCCCTTTCAGATTGGTAATATTTCATATCTAGATGTTAGTTACAACAACCTTGCTGGTCCAATTCCTGAGCAAATAGGGTACTCGAACCGGTTGACGTTTCTCCACCTTGATTCAAATTTTTTCACTGGTTCTATACCTTCAAGTATAGGACTTCTAACAGAAATGATAATGCTCACTATGGGACACAACAAGATAAATGGTAGTATCCCCATAGAAATAGAGAATTTGTTGCATTTAGAAGCTTTGGATCTTTCTACTAATAGACTTTCTGGTGTTATCCCAGCTGGTCTCTTTGGTCACCTTACATTTGTAGATCTCAGCATTAACAATTTGAGTGGAAGCATTCCTTCTCTAATTGGCAAAAGTGTTAATCATTTAGACCTTAGTTACAACAATCTCAGTGGCAACATACCTGAGGGGCTAGATTCTGTGCAATTCTACAATTTAGAGTGCAATCCTTTTCTCAATGGAGATTACCACAATTGCCAATCAGAAAACCTTAATAATGGTCATGATAAAAGTTTAAGTACTTTGGGTTTGGTTTTGATAATTGTGGCCAGTATTCTTGTTTCTTTTGGCTCCATAGGGATTGGAATTTGTGTTCTATTTGCCAGGCATCGCCGTCGCAGACTAAAAAGCAAGGCAGCAAAGCATGGAGACTTGTTCTCAATTTGGGAATATGATGGCAAAATTGCATTTGAGGACATTGTTGAAGCTACAGAGGACTTTGATATCAGATATTGCATTGGAACTGGTGCTTATGGTAGTGTCTACAAAGCAGAACTTCCGAGTGGCAAAACCATTGCATTGAAGAAGCTTCACAAAACAGAATCAGAAAATCCATCTTTTTACAAGAGCTTTTGCAAGGAGGTTGAGGTCTTGACACAGATTCGCCACCGCAACATCATTAGGCTTTATGGCTATTGCTTGCATAACAGATGCATGTTTTTGGTGTATGAATACTTGGAAAGAGGAAGCTTGTTCTGTAACTTGGCCAATGAGATAGAAGCTCAAGAGTTGAATTGGAGCAAGAGGGTGAACATCATTAAAGGGACATCATATGCTCTTGCTTACATGCATCATCATTGTACTCCTCCTATTGTTCATCGCGACATTACCACCAGTAACATACTGCTGAATTCAGAGTTGGATGCTTGTGTATCAGATTTTGGCACAGCTAGACTTCTTGATACTGATTCATCTAACCAAACTATTCTAGTTGGTACTTATGGATATGTTGCTCCAG AATTGGCTTACACCATAAATGTGACTACAAAATGTGATGTATATAGTTTTGGAGTGGTGGCTTTAGAAACAATGATGGGGCATCATCCAGGAGAATTCATTTCCCGTCTGTCAAAGCCATCTACTCAGAACTTAAAGGTGAAAGATGTATTGGATTCAAGGATTCCTCTCCCAATTCTTGAGAAAGATATGCAAGATGTTGTGCTTGTTATGACACTAGCATTGGCATGCCTCTCTTCTGATCCAAAATCTAGACCATCAATGGAGGATGTGGCTAATGATTTTTTGGCTTCTAATTCACCAAGACATTTCTCTTTCTCTGATGTTTCAATCTACCAATTGATGAATCAAGAAATATATGTCATAGGTAAAAATTAG